A single window of Triplophysa rosa linkage group LG20, Trosa_1v2, whole genome shotgun sequence DNA harbors:
- the itih3a.2 gene encoding inter-alpha-trypsin inhibitor heavy chain H3 — protein sequence MEKFSVSVNVAAQSIVTFTLTYEELLRRRLGSYEIMIGLRPKQLVQNFEIVVDIYEPQGIAFVDVNSTFITNELLPLVEKTVTDKKAHVYFSPTLGQQRHCSDCEGTLIDGDLFIKYDVNHAQDIGEIQIVNGYFVHFFAPDNLPQIPKNVIFVIDRSGSMTGEKMKQTREALVTILSDLHEDDYFGLVTFDDVIESWSPSLNKATPENVAEAKEFVQTITARHSTDINKAILHAVDMLMAEQNDSLPDMSMIILLTDGRPSAGQQDLPVMQENIRNAINGSLSLFCLGFGYDLDYSLLYTLAKQNDGLARRVYEASDATLQLQGFYEEVASPLLLEVNLDYPGDTVTSLTQSHFKQFFKGSEIVVAGRMQESEIDTFMTKVSANGLEDQFVVKGFSVAEEWDSVFPEQDYIFGDFIEHLWAYLTIQQLLDKMDKCSPEEKENITAEALDLSLRYNFVTPLTSMVVTKPQAEDEETLIADKLTEDQREDLTESALSVDALYAPPQWMRAISRIVKPSLYFADGDPHFIIEVPDQNDSLCFNFDDKPGTIFNLVRDPLTGVTANGQIIGEKRPVPGVKMHTYFGRFGIVHEQLGIRLMVSTKEISLSEKGKQTQLFWSTTRTVKGLSMDLQIIKYHSVTVTVRNSVKFQIILHKMWIKHPYHQDYLGFYILDSHLLSNSVHGLLGQFYQGVNFEVSGLFPGKDPDKQDAIMFVKGNKLTVTRGWKIDFRKDVKNGENVPCWFIHNNGTGLLDGVHTDYIVSSLFQTI from the exons ATGGAGAAATTCTCAGTGTCTGTGAACGTGGCAGCGCAGAGTATCGTCACATTTACTCTTACTTACGAAGAGCTCCTGCGCCGTCGTCTCGGCAGCTACGAGATCATGATAGGTCTTCGACCCAAACAGCTGGTTCAGAATTTTGAG ATTGTGGTAGATATATACGAACCCCAGGGCATTGCGTTTGTGGATGTCAACAGTACGTTCATCACCAATGAGCTGCTCCCTCTAGTGGAGAAAACGGTCACAGATAAAAAG GCACATGTGTACTTTTCTCCTACGCTGGGTCAACAAAGGCATTGTTCAGACTGTGAAGGCACTCTGATCGATGGGGATTTATTTATCAAGTATGACGTGAACCACGCACAGGATATTGGTGAAATTCAG ATAGTGAACGGCTACTTTGTACACTTTTTTGCTCCAGATAATTTGCCTCAAATCCCTAAGAATGTAATATTTGTGATAGACCGAAGTGGGTCCATGACAGGAGAGAAAATGAAACAG ACTCGAGAAGCTTTGGTGACTATATTGAGTGACCTCCACGAAGATGATTACTTTGGGCTGGTCACGTTTGATGATGTCATAGAGTCGTGGAGTCCTTCGCTTAACAAAGCTACACCGGAGAATGTGGCAGAAGCAAAAGAATTTGTCCAAACTATTACAGCAAGACACT CAACTGATATAAACAAGGCCATTCTGCATGCGGTGGACATGCTTATGGCAGAACAAAATGACTCCCTCCCAGACATGTCCATGATCATCCTGCTAACTGACGGAAGACCAAGCGCTG GGCAACAAGATCTACCTGTAATGCAAGAAAACATCCGCAATGCCATTAATGGAAGCCTGAGCCTCTTTTGTTTGGGCTTTGGCTATGATTTGGACTACAGCCTTCTCTACACTTTAGCCAAGCAGAACGACGGTTTGGCTCGCAGAGTCTATGAGGCCTCAGATGCTACACTTCAACTGCAG GGTTTTTATGAAGAGGTGGCAAGCCCACTACTCTTGGAGGTGAATCTCGACTACCCTGGCGACACTGTAACCTCCTTGACCCAAAGTCACTTTAAGCAATTCTTCAAGGGTTCTGAGATTGTGGTTGCCGGTCGCATGCAGGAATCTGAGATTGACACATTTATGACAAAAGTGTCAGCTAATGGG TTGGAAGATCAGTTTGTTGTCAAGGGCTTCTCTGTTGCTGAAGAGTGGGACAGTGTGTTCCCTGAGCAAGACTACATTTTTGGCGATTTCATAGAGCATCTGTGGGCTTATCTGACCATCCAGCAGCTCCTggataaaat GGACAAATGCTCTCCTGAGGAGAAGGAAAACATCACAGCTGAGGCTCTAGATCTTTCTCTGAGGTATAACTTCGTCACACCGCTTACTTCCATGGTGGTCACCAAACCACAGGCCGAAGATGAAGAAACGCTCATTGCTGACAAGCTGACTGAAG ATCAACGGGAGGACTTAACAGAATCTG CTTTATCTGTAGATGCCCTCTATGCTCCACCCCAGTGGATGAGAGCTATCAGCAGAATCGTCAAACCCTCTTTATATTTTG CTGATGGAGATCCACACTTCATCATTGAAGTGCCAGATCAGAACGATTCCCTGTGCTTCAACTTTGATGACAAACCTGGAACCATTTTTAACCTGGTTAGAGACCCACTTACAG gTGTAACAGCGAATGGACAGATCATTGGAGAAAAAAGACCAGTGCCAGGGGTCAAGATGCACACCTACTTCGGGCGGTTTGGGATTGTTCATGAGCAGCTTGGTATCAGATTGATGGTGAGCACGAAGGAGATCTCATTGTCTGAAAAAGGGAAACAGACTCAATTATTTTGGTCTACCACCAGAACTGTAAAAGGACTGAG CATGGATCTGCAGATAATCAAATATCACAGTGTAACAGTGACCGTGAGAAACTCAGTCAAGTTTCAGATCATCCTGCACAAAATGTGGATAAAGCACCCATATCACCAAGACTACCTTGGATTTTACATCCTGGACAGCCACCTCCTATCCAACAGTGTCCATGGCCTGCTTG GTCAGTTTTACCAGGGCGTGAACTTTGAAGTAAGTGGCTTGTTTCCAGGAAAGGACCCTGACAAACAAGACGCCATCATGTTTGTGAAAGGAAACAAGCTCACGGTTACCAG GGGCTGGAAAATAGATTTCAGGAAGGATGTGAAGAATGGTGAAAATGTGCCATGTTGGTTCATTCATAACAACGGCACTGGACTTCTTGATGGAGTTCACACAGACTACATTGTGTCTAGCCTCTTCCAAACCATCTGA